From a single Microcella sp. genomic region:
- a CDS encoding SRPBCC family protein, with product MPVTDAITDLEALSLTFVTEHDAPVDRVWQLWADPRQLERWWGPPEWPATFTRHDFVPGGWSNYYMTGPNGEKAPGWWIAKSVEAPTRFEFRDGFEGPDGRPDPTMPTIEATVTLDDLGDGRTRMVITSVFPNADAFVQMREMGMEEGMQSALGQIEALLAG from the coding sequence ATGCCCGTCACCGACGCCATCACCGACCTCGAGGCATTGAGCCTCACCTTCGTGACCGAGCACGACGCTCCTGTCGATCGAGTCTGGCAATTGTGGGCAGACCCACGGCAGCTCGAGCGCTGGTGGGGCCCGCCGGAGTGGCCGGCGACGTTCACGCGCCACGACTTCGTGCCCGGTGGCTGGTCGAACTACTACATGACCGGACCGAACGGCGAGAAGGCACCCGGCTGGTGGATCGCGAAGTCTGTCGAGGCTCCCACACGGTTCGAGTTTCGTGACGGGTTCGAGGGGCCCGACGGCCGACCCGACCCGACAATGCCTACCATCGAGGCGACCGTCACCCTCGACGATCTCGGCGACGGGCGCACGCGCATGGTCATCACATCGGTCTTTCCGAACGCTGATGCTTTCGTGCAGATGCGCGAGATGGGAATGGAAGAGGGGATGCAGTCGGCGCTCGGCCAGATCGAAGCGCTTCTCGCGGGGTAA
- a CDS encoding RNA polymerase sigma factor, translated as MTRSAAEHDEVARRLATLWRIEGARVVASLAAITRDVPLAEDLAQEACLEALRTWARDGVPDSPGAWLTAVAKRRAIDAWRRRDALDSRYEALASTLSESGFDEVEPIGDEVLRLLFVACHPVLSLEAQCALALKFVGGLSTEQLARLFLVPVATMQQRIVRAKRSLSAAAVPFEVPDPHEWGPRLAGVLRVIYLIFTEGYASTIGDSWLQRELAGEAVRLGRRLAVMVPREPEVHGLLALLELQSSRFAARTGAGGEPVLLDEQDRRRWDHAAIARGRAALRRVDALGRGRGSYALQAAIAEQHAIATSVTTTDWASIVVLYEVLGRVSPSPIVELNRAVAVSMAEGPATALRIVDTIAESGALASSHLLPSVRGELLARLGRGAEARREFELAASRVTNDAQRSVLERKLHAVQKTAAPRG; from the coding sequence ATGACCCGCAGCGCGGCCGAGCACGACGAGGTCGCACGGCGGCTCGCAACCCTCTGGCGCATCGAAGGCGCACGGGTCGTCGCGAGCCTGGCCGCGATCACCCGTGATGTGCCGCTCGCCGAAGACCTCGCGCAGGAGGCGTGCCTCGAGGCCCTGCGCACCTGGGCCAGGGACGGAGTACCCGACTCGCCCGGCGCCTGGCTCACCGCCGTCGCGAAACGGCGCGCGATCGATGCCTGGCGACGTCGCGACGCACTCGACTCACGCTATGAGGCCCTCGCCTCGACGCTGAGCGAGAGCGGATTCGACGAGGTCGAGCCGATCGGCGACGAGGTGCTGCGCCTGCTGTTCGTCGCATGCCACCCCGTGCTCTCGCTCGAGGCGCAATGCGCACTCGCGCTGAAGTTCGTGGGCGGCCTCTCGACCGAGCAGCTCGCCCGGCTCTTCTTGGTGCCGGTGGCCACGATGCAGCAGCGCATCGTGCGGGCGAAACGCTCGCTGTCGGCCGCGGCCGTGCCCTTCGAGGTGCCCGACCCGCACGAGTGGGGTCCGCGGCTGGCCGGCGTGCTCAGAGTGATCTACCTGATCTTCACCGAGGGCTATGCCTCCACGATCGGAGACTCATGGCTGCAGCGCGAGCTGGCTGGCGAGGCTGTGAGGCTGGGCCGACGCCTCGCCGTCATGGTGCCGCGCGAGCCAGAGGTGCACGGTCTGCTCGCCCTCCTCGAGCTGCAGTCTTCGCGCTTCGCGGCGCGCACGGGAGCAGGCGGCGAGCCGGTGCTGCTCGACGAGCAGGATCGACGGCGGTGGGATCACGCGGCCATCGCGCGAGGTCGGGCGGCTCTGCGCCGCGTGGACGCGCTGGGCAGGGGGCGCGGCTCGTATGCCCTGCAGGCGGCCATCGCCGAGCAGCACGCGATCGCGACGAGCGTCACGACGACCGATTGGGCGAGCATCGTCGTGCTCTACGAGGTGCTGGGGCGGGTCTCGCCCAGCCCGATCGTAGAACTCAATCGCGCCGTCGCGGTCTCGATGGCCGAGGGTCCGGCAACGGCGCTGCGCATCGTCGACACGATCGCCGAGTCGGGGGCCCTCGCGAGCTCGCATCTGCTGCCGAGTGTGCGCGGCGAGCTGCTCGCCCGGCTCGGCCGCGGGGCAGAAGCACGCCGAGAGTTCGAACTGGCAGCGAGTCGGGTGACGAACGACGCCCAGCGTTCCGTGCTCGAGCGCAAGCTGCACGCCGTGCAGAAAACCGCTGCGCCGCGGGGTTAG
- a CDS encoding ABC transporter permease codes for MSGRGGTLAAITVVTLSAMYIVLLTSVMALLQSGLASTPFGQGAMAELVLGILGAAFLIVALIVATVVVTNAFVLVTATRVTEIALRRLLGASAQAERARIAREGLRLSLGASALGIGLGAAAAYGIFLAGAQRDGMFAGATAADLVNPLVVVPLLVLQVCTVIAAWRGSAAVLAAEPVQALGLAGTQQVGGSDDVRLGRGATAALTTGLALLALTALAGAFTPIAAFLGIVAGTFMAIGVLAGARGLVPRIVRVLAAAMPRTGPAALARRTLAEHPARTARAALGVLIGVAVVSMFVVATASANLSLAIEYQDTALADQADEVLLAVLGVVSALIGFVVLIAAVGLATTVALTTRLRAREIAVTRILGQSRRDAATVVVIEAAVLSVAASLAGLALGALLGWVGAQSIMGVALSSRIVVPMIPLPLIGVVLVTALVLTVLSSVAPTRFVLADSPVRAFARA; via the coding sequence ATGAGCGGGCGGGGCGGCACCCTCGCCGCCATCACAGTCGTCACTCTCAGCGCGATGTACATCGTGCTGCTCACCTCGGTGATGGCGCTGCTGCAGTCGGGGCTCGCCTCGACGCCGTTCGGCCAAGGCGCCATGGCCGAGCTCGTGCTCGGCATTCTCGGTGCGGCCTTCCTCATCGTCGCCCTCATCGTCGCCACGGTCGTCGTGACGAACGCTTTCGTGCTCGTCACGGCCACGCGGGTCACCGAGATCGCTCTGCGTCGGCTGCTCGGAGCCTCGGCCCAGGCGGAGCGCGCCCGCATCGCCCGCGAGGGCCTGCGGCTGTCGCTCGGAGCGAGCGCCCTCGGCATCGGTCTCGGGGCCGCCGCGGCTTACGGAATCTTCCTGGCCGGCGCGCAGCGCGACGGGATGTTCGCAGGAGCCACCGCCGCCGATCTCGTGAATCCGCTCGTCGTCGTGCCGCTGCTCGTTCTGCAGGTGTGCACGGTCATCGCCGCGTGGCGCGGGTCGGCAGCGGTGCTCGCTGCTGAGCCAGTGCAGGCGCTCGGCCTCGCGGGCACGCAGCAGGTCGGCGGCTCCGACGACGTGCGGCTCGGTCGCGGCGCGACTGCTGCACTGACGACGGGTCTTGCGCTGCTCGCACTGACAGCTCTCGCGGGAGCCTTCACGCCGATCGCGGCGTTCCTCGGCATCGTCGCCGGCACGTTCATGGCGATCGGCGTGCTCGCCGGTGCTCGCGGCCTCGTGCCGCGCATCGTGCGGGTGCTCGCTGCCGCGATGCCGCGCACCGGGCCCGCTGCACTCGCGCGACGCACGCTCGCCGAGCATCCTGCCCGTACCGCGCGCGCTGCCCTCGGCGTGCTCATCGGCGTCGCCGTCGTCTCGATGTTCGTTGTCGCCACCGCGAGCGCGAACCTCTCGCTCGCGATTGAGTACCAAGACACCGCTCTCGCCGATCAAGCCGACGAGGTGCTGCTCGCGGTGCTCGGCGTCGTCAGCGCGCTCATCGGCTTCGTCGTGCTCATCGCCGCCGTCGGCCTCGCCACCACGGTCGCGCTCACCACGCGACTGCGTGCGCGCGAGATCGCCGTCACCCGCATTCTCGGGCAGTCGCGTCGCGATGCGGCGACGGTTGTCGTGATCGAGGCCGCCGTGTTGAGCGTGGCCGCATCGCTCGCGGGGCTCGCACTCGGTGCGCTGCTCGGCTGGGTGGGAGCCCAGAGCATCATGGGCGTCGCGCTGTCGAGCCGCATCGTCGTGCCGATGATTCCGCTGCCGCTCATCGGTGTCGTGCTCGTCACCGCACTCGTGCTCACCGTGCTTTCGAGTGTCGCCCCCACGCGGTTCGTGCTCGCCGACTCGCCCGTTCGGGCGTTCGCGAGAGCGTGA
- a CDS encoding ArsR/SmtB family transcription factor, giving the protein MVVEIARLSDAEVDAIFGALADATRRDIVERVIEREQSVSSLAASYAMSFAAVQKHVAVLERASLVVKSRSGREQIVRANPDSLQRARSLLESYESLWRHRATTIDAILAEGPEQ; this is encoded by the coding sequence ATGGTTGTAGAAATTGCGAGACTCAGCGACGCAGAGGTCGATGCCATCTTCGGCGCCCTCGCCGACGCCACGCGGCGCGACATCGTCGAGCGCGTCATCGAGCGTGAGCAGTCGGTGTCGTCGCTGGCGGCGAGCTACGCGATGAGTTTCGCTGCCGTGCAGAAGCACGTGGCGGTGCTCGAGCGGGCATCCCTCGTGGTGAAATCGCGCAGCGGGCGCGAACAGATCGTGCGCGCGAATCCCGACTCCCTGCAACGAGCGCGATCGTTGCTCGAGTCGTACGAGAGCCTATGGCGGCACCGGGCCACCACGATCGACGCGATCCTCGCCGAGGGTCCTGAGCAGTAG
- a CDS encoding DEAD/DEAH box helicase: MTPHDDTATTEADSAPTTPHFSELGLSNAVLAALADVGYETPSAIQAATIPALLAGRDVVGLAQTGTGKTAAFALPIISRLDVKQKSPQALVLAPTRELALQVCEAFEKYAAHLPGVHVLPVYGGQGYGVQLSALRRGVHVVVGTPGRIMDHLEKGTLDLSELKYLVLDEADEMLKMGFAEDVETILAETPSEKQVALFSATMPAAIRRISKQHLNDPEEITVKTKTTTSANTTQRYLMVSYPQKVDALTRILEVENFDGMIIFVRTKNETETLAEKLRARGYSAQAISGDVAQPQRERTVEQLKSGTLDILVATDVAARGLDVERISHVINFDIPVDTESYVHRIGRTGRAGRSGAAISFVTPRERRLLDAIEKATRQPLTQMQLPTVDDVNATRLARFDDSITEALGQTELMSAFRDIIGHYVEHHDVPEAEVAAALAVVAQGGTSLLLTEADLRPVRPPREERDARPARDGDRAERPERRSRTGNGRLAPYRIEVGRRHRVEPRQIVGALANEGGLSREDFGAIDIKLDFSIVELPVDMPRETLDKLAATRISGKLIELQLDRGPRKRAERGYGGGNAGDRDDRPARKPRH, translated from the coding sequence ATGACGCCTCACGACGACACCGCCACGACCGAGGCCGATAGCGCGCCCACGACACCTCACTTCAGCGAACTGGGGCTCAGCAACGCAGTGCTCGCCGCCCTCGCCGACGTCGGATACGAGACGCCCAGTGCGATTCAGGCAGCCACGATTCCCGCCCTTCTCGCCGGACGCGACGTCGTCGGCCTCGCCCAGACCGGCACGGGTAAGACCGCGGCGTTCGCGCTGCCGATCATCTCGCGCCTCGACGTGAAGCAGAAGAGCCCGCAGGCGCTCGTGCTCGCCCCGACCCGCGAGCTCGCCCTGCAGGTATGCGAGGCCTTCGAGAAGTACGCGGCGCACCTGCCCGGAGTACACGTGCTGCCCGTCTACGGCGGCCAGGGCTACGGCGTGCAACTGTCGGCCCTGCGCCGCGGCGTGCACGTCGTCGTCGGCACGCCCGGCCGCATCATGGACCACCTCGAGAAGGGCACCCTCGACCTGAGCGAGCTCAAGTACCTCGTGCTCGACGAGGCCGACGAGATGCTCAAAATGGGTTTCGCCGAAGACGTCGAGACGATTCTCGCCGAGACCCCGTCCGAGAAGCAGGTCGCCCTGTTCTCGGCGACGATGCCCGCGGCCATTCGCCGCATCTCGAAGCAGCACCTGAACGACCCCGAAGAGATCACGGTCAAGACGAAGACCACGACCTCGGCCAACACCACGCAGCGCTACCTCATGGTGTCGTACCCGCAGAAGGTCGACGCCCTGACGCGCATTCTCGAGGTCGAGAACTTCGACGGAATGATCATCTTCGTGCGCACGAAGAACGAGACCGAGACGCTCGCCGAGAAGCTGCGCGCGCGCGGCTATTCTGCGCAGGCCATCAGCGGCGACGTGGCGCAGCCACAGCGAGAGCGCACCGTCGAGCAGCTGAAGTCGGGCACGCTCGACATTCTCGTCGCGACCGACGTCGCCGCCCGCGGCCTCGACGTCGAGCGCATCAGCCACGTCATCAACTTCGACATTCCGGTCGACACCGAGTCGTACGTGCACCGCATCGGCCGCACGGGCCGCGCCGGACGCAGCGGCGCGGCCATCAGCTTCGTAACGCCGCGCGAGCGCCGTTTGCTCGACGCCATCGAGAAGGCCACGCGGCAACCGCTCACGCAGATGCAGCTGCCGACGGTCGACGACGTCAACGCGACGCGCCTGGCACGCTTCGACGACTCGATCACCGAGGCGCTCGGGCAGACCGAGCTGATGAGCGCCTTTCGCGACATCATCGGCCACTACGTCGAGCACCACGACGTGCCCGAAGCCGAGGTCGCGGCCGCACTCGCCGTCGTCGCCCAGGGCGGAACCTCGCTGCTGTTGACCGAGGCCGATCTGCGCCCCGTGCGTCCACCGCGCGAGGAACGGGATGCCCGCCCGGCCCGCGACGGCGACCGAGCCGAGCGGCCGGAGCGCCGCAGCCGCACAGGCAACGGCCGCCTCGCCCCCTACCGCATCGAGGTCGGCCGCCGGCACCGCGTCGAACCGCGCCAGATCGTCGGCGCGCTCGCGAACGAGGGCGGATTGAGTCGAGAAGACTTCGGTGCGATCGACATCAAGCTCGACTTCTCGATCGTCGAGCTGCCCGTCGACATGCCGCGCGAGACCCTCGACAAGCTTGCGGCCACCCGCATCAGCGGCAAGCTCATCGAGCTTCAGCTCGACCGCGGGCCGCGCAAACGTGCCGAGCGAGGCTACGGCGGTGGCAACGCCGGCGACCGCGACGACCGACCTGCGCGCAAGCCTCGGCACTAG
- a CDS encoding response regulator, producing the protein MSAPIRVVLVDDQPLFRHGVAAVVAAQTDMVLVGEAGSGAEAVALLDELDADVVLMDIRMPDVDGAEATRRLLSPERAARRASALRIIVLTTFGLDERARAAVDVGAAGFLLKDASPEFLVSAIRAVHAGTAVAAAGDLAVLLAAPSPAVPPPPAALASLTERERLVFDCAAEGLSNGEIAARLYLSESTVKTHVSNVLAKLGVRDRVQLVVLAHRHGLGGGASS; encoded by the coding sequence GTGAGCGCGCCGATCAGAGTCGTGCTCGTCGACGACCAACCGCTCTTCCGCCACGGGGTCGCCGCGGTCGTCGCCGCGCAGACCGACATGGTGCTCGTCGGCGAAGCCGGCTCGGGTGCCGAGGCCGTCGCTCTGCTGGATGAGCTCGATGCCGATGTCGTGCTCATGGATATCCGCATGCCTGACGTCGACGGTGCGGAGGCGACGCGTCGCCTGCTGAGCCCGGAGCGGGCCGCACGGCGAGCTTCTGCGCTGCGCATCATCGTGCTCACTACGTTCGGTCTCGACGAGCGTGCGCGCGCGGCGGTCGACGTAGGCGCGGCGGGCTTCTTGCTGAAAGATGCGAGCCCCGAGTTCTTGGTCTCGGCGATCAGGGCGGTGCACGCGGGCACAGCGGTCGCCGCGGCCGGCGATCTGGCGGTGCTGCTCGCAGCACCATCGCCCGCGGTGCCGCCGCCGCCCGCCGCGCTCGCAAGCCTCACCGAGCGCGAGCGCCTCGTCTTCGACTGCGCCGCCGAAGGCCTCAGCAATGGCGAGATCGCGGCGCGCCTCTACCTCAGCGAGTCGACGGTCAAGACCCACGTCAGCAACGTGCTCGCCAAGCTCGGCGTGCGCGATCGCGTGCAGCTCGTCGTGCTCGCGCACCGCCACGGGCTCGGCGGGGGTGCGAGCAGCTAA
- a CDS encoding ABC transporter ATP-binding protein has product MTTPHTTAAVDIVARCTDLTRLFGADGATVAAVDRITAEFRRGELTAVVGPSGSGKSTLMYLLAGLDTPTWGEIMLDGHALTDFDESELAALRHERMGFIFQSFNLLPGLTALDNIRLPETLGRRRRDNDAVWQAELIDRLGLRGLLERRPHELSGGQQQRVAIARALAHRPAVVFADEPTGNLDLATGGDVLALLTELVHDSGCGIIMVTHDPIAASSADRVLSIRDGHLVAELGRATAAEISALMLADALDVRAEAQR; this is encoded by the coding sequence ATGACCACACCTCACACCACAGCCGCCGTCGACATCGTCGCCCGCTGCACCGACCTCACCCGCCTGTTCGGCGCCGACGGCGCGACCGTCGCCGCTGTCGACCGCATCACCGCAGAGTTCCGCCGCGGCGAGTTGACGGCCGTCGTCGGCCCGAGCGGTTCGGGCAAGTCGACGCTCATGTACCTGCTCGCCGGGCTCGATACCCCCACCTGGGGCGAGATCATGCTCGATGGGCACGCGCTCACCGACTTCGACGAGAGCGAACTTGCCGCCCTGCGGCACGAGCGCATGGGCTTCATCTTTCAGTCGTTCAACCTGCTGCCCGGGCTCACCGCCCTCGACAACATTCGGCTGCCCGAGACTCTCGGGCGCCGACGTCGCGATAACGACGCAGTCTGGCAGGCCGAGCTCATCGACCGGCTCGGGCTGCGCGGGCTGCTGGAGCGTCGGCCCCATGAGCTCTCGGGCGGTCAGCAGCAGCGTGTGGCGATTGCGCGGGCCCTCGCCCATCGGCCCGCCGTCGTCTTTGCCGACGAGCCCACGGGCAATCTCGACCTCGCGACCGGAGGCGACGTGCTGGCCCTGCTCACCGAGCTCGTGCACGACAGCGGCTGCGGCATCATCATGGTGACTCACGACCCGATCGCGGCGAGCTCGGCCGACCGCGTGCTCTCGATCCGCGACGGGCACCTCGTCGCCGAGCTCGGTCGAGCGACCGCGGCAGAGATCTCGGCGCTCATGCTCGCCGACGCTCTCGATGTGCGCGCCGAGGCCCAGCGATGA
- a CDS encoding sensor histidine kinase, which yields MTMHPALVRSRTGVLVADGITGFLLWILSGAFATLSGADADAGLAGRLVLLVAGAVMAAAVTVRRLHPGWALGLAWASTLVHTLAGLDASLTQIGVLVVLASAAHYGSTRVLTLSGVSVAVGAIIAVAYLVLIDSWLVQLLSANPAFPAWLPLALLVALVGLTLSVPWLVGLVARTLRLGREGRERARIAQDEARRASEIAELQAARTVLARDVHDIVGHSLAVIIAQAESVRFRDVDDPEGLEAVRGTVGTIADTARRALGEVRHVLETTAVTGEGGAGLSSGEAHTGLDLTQLLDDVERSRPGMTVEWAEGVRLPRGESAVALYRAVQELLTNALRHGEPTAPVLVRVDADPASGDIEVEIENTVAMASSSEHPWPRDGTGLDGARSRLQSAGGSLEARALDGVFTAKVRLPAVGEPS from the coding sequence ATGACGATGCATCCTGCCCTCGTGCGCTCGCGCACCGGAGTGCTCGTCGCCGACGGTATCACCGGGTTTCTGCTGTGGATTCTCAGCGGCGCCTTCGCGACGCTCTCGGGGGCGGATGCCGATGCCGGCCTCGCCGGACGCCTCGTGCTGCTCGTCGCGGGAGCCGTCATGGCCGCTGCCGTCACGGTGCGCCGCCTGCACCCGGGCTGGGCTCTCGGTCTCGCGTGGGCGAGCACGCTCGTGCACACGCTCGCCGGTCTGGACGCGAGTCTCACCCAGATCGGCGTGCTGGTCGTTCTCGCGAGCGCGGCGCACTACGGCTCGACCAGGGTGCTCACCCTGAGCGGAGTGTCGGTCGCCGTGGGCGCGATCATCGCCGTCGCCTATCTCGTGCTCATCGACTCGTGGCTCGTGCAGCTGCTTTCGGCCAACCCGGCTTTTCCGGCGTGGCTACCGCTCGCGCTGCTGGTCGCGCTCGTCGGGCTGACGCTCTCGGTGCCGTGGCTCGTCGGCCTCGTCGCGCGCACGCTGCGGTTGGGTCGAGAAGGTCGCGAGCGAGCCCGCATCGCGCAGGACGAAGCTCGTCGGGCGAGCGAGATCGCCGAGCTGCAAGCGGCGCGCACGGTACTGGCCCGAGACGTGCACGACATCGTCGGCCACTCTCTCGCCGTCATCATCGCCCAAGCAGAATCGGTGCGCTTTCGAGATGTCGACGACCCTGAGGGTCTCGAGGCGGTACGCGGCACGGTCGGCACGATCGCCGACACCGCCCGACGTGCCCTCGGAGAGGTGCGTCACGTGCTCGAGACGACCGCCGTCACGGGCGAGGGGGGTGCAGGGCTGTCGTCAGGCGAGGCGCACACCGGCCTCGATCTCACGCAGCTGCTCGACGACGTCGAGCGCTCGCGCCCCGGCATGACCGTCGAGTGGGCGGAGGGTGTGCGGCTGCCGCGCGGCGAGAGCGCGGTGGCGCTCTACCGCGCCGTGCAAGAGCTGCTCACGAACGCGCTACGTCACGGCGAGCCGACTGCGCCCGTGCTGGTGCGCGTCGACGCAGACCCGGCGTCGGGAGACATCGAGGTCGAGATCGAGAACACTGTGGCGATGGCGAGCTCGAGCGAGCATCCGTGGCCGCGTGACGGCACGGGTCTCGACGGCGCGCGTTCGCGGCTGCAGAGCGCCGGAGGGTCGCTCGAGGCGAGAGCTCTCGACGGGGTGTTCACGGCGAAGGTTCGACTTCCTGCGGTGGGGGAGCCCTCGTGA
- a CDS encoding YciI family protein, which translates to MPKYMLIMRSTAEATTASEDLDFEAIINAMGAYNESLMQAGVMIGGEGLSDPSEGFVVDFSSDDKVVTDGPYGEVHELFNGFWMIEVAGKDEAIEWARRCPLGPGTKLEVRRITDESDFADFADNEFIQKEEGWRDELARKAEQG; encoded by the coding sequence ATGCCGAAGTACATGCTCATCATGCGCTCGACCGCCGAGGCGACGACGGCCAGCGAAGACCTCGACTTCGAGGCGATCATCAATGCGATGGGCGCCTACAACGAGTCACTCATGCAGGCCGGCGTCATGATCGGCGGCGAAGGGCTCAGCGACCCCTCCGAGGGGTTCGTCGTCGACTTCTCGAGCGACGACAAGGTTGTCACCGATGGCCCGTACGGCGAGGTGCACGAGCTCTTCAATGGGTTCTGGATGATCGAGGTCGCCGGCAAGGACGAGGCGATCGAGTGGGCCCGTCGCTGCCCCCTCGGCCCGGGCACGAAGCTCGAGGTGCGCCGCATCACCGACGAGAGCGACTTCGCCGACTTCGCCGACAACGAGTTCATTCAGAAAGAAGAGGGCTGGCGCGACGAGCTCGCCCGCAAGGCCGAGCAGGGCTGA
- a CDS encoding CinA family protein, protein MTAMLEPNIDTEISRIATVVADAAQQRGMRLACAESLTSGAIASALGRAPESAHWFCGGVIAYTADVKVGVLGVVPGPVVTTTCAMQMAVGVRDLMTADAAVAVTGVGGPGESEGRPAGTVIIAVSTAKGIDVATHCFEGDPGAVVAQTTLCALVSLRDVIER, encoded by the coding sequence ATGACAGCCATGCTCGAGCCGAACATCGACACCGAGATCTCACGCATCGCGACCGTCGTCGCTGACGCTGCCCAGCAACGCGGCATGCGGTTGGCGTGCGCCGAATCGCTCACGAGCGGTGCGATCGCCTCGGCACTGGGGCGAGCGCCGGAGTCGGCGCACTGGTTCTGCGGGGGAGTCATCGCCTACACCGCAGACGTGAAGGTCGGTGTGCTCGGTGTAGTTCCTGGGCCAGTTGTCACGACCACGTGCGCGATGCAAATGGCCGTGGGGGTTCGCGACTTGATGACGGCCGATGCTGCAGTCGCGGTGACGGGGGTCGGCGGACCGGGCGAGAGCGAAGGCAGACCGGCGGGCACGGTCATCATCGCGGTGAGCACGGCAAAGGGAATCGACGTCGCCACTCATTGTTTCGAGGGCGACCCCGGCGCGGTGGTCGCACAGACAACACTGTGCGCCCTCGTCAGCTTGCGTGACGTGATCGAGCGCTAG
- the rlmN gene encoding 23S rRNA (adenine(2503)-C(2))-methyltransferase RlmN, with protein MASDRGIRNNGAAANPRSTTDARPQVRPTTEGWQQKMGPDGRPVLQFAEPKRGKPPVHLADLTPEQRVERVKELGLPGFRAKQLSTHYFTHYSTDPAAMTDLPAAQRDELVAGMLPPLLTEVRRLRTDNGDTIKFLWKLHDGALVESVLMRYPGRITLCVSSQAGCGMNCPFCATGQAGLTRNMSSAEIVDQIVQANAAIAAGELGGKKRGETTPERVSNIVFMGMGEPLANYNRVMDALRTMVEPQPHGLGMSARHITVSTVGLVPAILKLAEEKIPVTFALSLHAPDDQLRDELIPVNSRWKVDEALDAARAYFDATGRRVSIEYALIKDMNDHAWRADLLAQKLLERGRGWVHVNPIPLNPTPGSIWTSSEPAVMREFVRRLDDAGIPTTLRDTRGKEIDGACGQLAAAE; from the coding sequence ATGGCATCCGATCGCGGCATTCGCAACAACGGCGCGGCCGCGAACCCACGATCGACGACAGATGCCCGCCCTCAGGTGCGCCCGACGACCGAGGGCTGGCAGCAGAAGATGGGCCCCGATGGCCGCCCGGTGCTACAGTTCGCCGAGCCGAAGCGCGGCAAACCGCCCGTTCATCTCGCCGACCTGACCCCCGAGCAGCGCGTCGAGCGCGTGAAAGAGCTCGGGCTACCCGGCTTTAGAGCGAAGCAGTTGAGCACTCACTACTTCACGCACTACTCGACCGACCCTGCGGCGATGACTGACCTTCCCGCCGCCCAGCGCGACGAGCTCGTCGCCGGCATGCTGCCCCCACTGCTGACCGAGGTGCGCCGTTTGCGCACCGACAACGGCGACACGATCAAGTTTCTCTGGAAGCTTCACGATGGCGCCCTCGTCGAGAGCGTGCTCATGCGCTACCCGGGCCGCATCACGCTGTGCGTCTCGAGCCAGGCCGGCTGCGGCATGAACTGCCCGTTCTGCGCGACGGGGCAGGCGGGGCTGACGCGCAACATGTCGAGCGCCGAGATCGTCGACCAGATCGTGCAGGCCAACGCGGCCATCGCCGCGGGAGAGCTCGGCGGTAAGAAGCGCGGCGAGACCACGCCCGAGCGCGTCAGCAACATCGTCTTCATGGGCATGGGCGAGCCGCTCGCCAACTACAACCGGGTGATGGATGCTCTGCGCACGATGGTCGAGCCCCAGCCGCACGGGCTCGGCATGAGCGCGCGCCACATCACGGTGTCGACGGTCGGACTCGTGCCGGCCATCCTGAAGCTCGCGGAGGAGAAGATCCCCGTGACGTTCGCGCTCAGCCTGCACGCGCCCGACGATCAGTTGCGCGACGAGCTGATTCCCGTCAACTCGCGCTGGAAGGTCGACGAGGCCCTCGACGCGGCGCGCGCCTACTTCGACGCCACGGGGCGCCGGGTGTCGATCGAGTACGCACTCATCAAAGACATGAACGATCACGCCTGGCGCGCCGACCTGCTCGCCCAGAAGCTGCTCGAGCGCGGCCGGGGCTGGGTACACGTCAACCCGATTCCGCTGAATCCGACCCCCGGGTCGATCTGGACCAGCTCAGAGCCCGCCGTCATGCGCGAGTTCGTGCGCCGCCTCGACGACGCGGGCATTCCGACCACTTTGCGCGACACCCGCGGCAAAGAGATCGACGGGGCGTGCGGGCAGCTCGCCGCTGCCGAATAG